A stretch of Pseudomonas sp. CCC3.1 DNA encodes these proteins:
- a CDS encoding SpvB/TcaC N-terminal domain-containing protein, whose amino-acid sequence MTTQANNTEVITPSLPKGGGAIQSIGTGWGAVGMTGQASFDVPLPLSPGRTFTPALSLSYRSTLGNGPFGIGWDLSAGAIVRNTLKGVPTYTDKDEFISHTGSELIPERTAQGALNTTTVSHYNGVQLRAAHTVVRYLPRVESTFERIEHWSTTEDPAGFWLVQSPDGSTHLFGKTTAGRCADPAAPEHVAQWLLQESLTAHGEQIYYHYKSAEQHSSQPAIRDFRAQRYLARVCYANLRAQTQLMLWTTDTPADKQWHFELVLDYGERTYRRLEKPGYAELRPWQPRKDPFFSYAYGFELGNQYLCRQVLMFHYFPDEAAMGPDPVLVRRLLLQYRWTEGAGNLLRALLSQAFDAGEAPAQWPPMVLTYSPFTLEAAPEKFQPFEALNVPGNAAGYQLVDLYNDGLPGVLSRAEKSWYYREPTRAPLPAEGDAVDYGETQLLANIPVADQNQTAVQTLSDLNGDGQLDWILARPGMSGFFTLKGDRSWSGFVPFAAFPQEFFHPASQWVDLMGNGIYDLALIGSHSVRIYINQGTEGFAAGQVIPHIPAETALPQPGSTATELVAFSDILGSGQQHLIRIRHDHIQCWPNLGGGHFGKGFEFASLPFSYASFDPARILLADLDGSGASDLLYLEPDKVLIFMSRFGHGLQPPVPLKWPDGVRYDRFCQVTTADLQGLGCSSLVMTTSQGTTRHWRYDFVSQKPYLLTATENNMGARGELNYRSSAQEWLDEKRERQQANKPQVSGLPFPLHLVTRQQQFDLISGNQIAQRFQYREGFYDPRERKFQGFGLLFETDAQTSPDDTLDAGHTGALLRKSWFHTGKDLDMPRSDYNQSDKSAKTLGLTLLGRLEPGNLHDTLIQAPSATVLRAMKKALSGSPLREEIYAADDPAATAVPYSVSQQRYLVRQLESTDSVLLLPLESVSYRYEREPDDPACSHTLNLIRDAYGSLVHGMTVNCARRKRATDAPPFSDPHQQKWWRDTHDAAQQADYITEIRAQAIHLDAPQRWRLELPYRQRSNALVLDKGTLGHISYEHFIARTPNNPVGVNAGWVLAGASVQHYCLAQSADPLPAGQASFEALPHHVESAELDEPALAVYDDVPQMPGAEPFDLEKELPRAHYHPMTLFLPAPEPSVPEQNAKTTLWSLKQGFAVYDDAAEFYRANYFRATECHGVTVVAHDRYKYLMSSVKTADGCTTTAVYDYRTLMPIQITDAQGTVQQARYNAFGQLLATSFYGHEEGKAVGFETLDNYVRPANDTPETAIANPASALMKAASACFYAPFSWMQKREPVHVAVLQADRYPTDTDGVEPIIRISVASSDGSGRVLQNKQKTVPGPAYQVDPGGVLRLDATGKPLTLESNQRWRVSARVEYNNKGLAIRNYRPYFADHWHSINDASLREGGYSDQLFYDPLGRLTKTLNASGDMSRQTYCTWYTISEDENDTYEPPPTAP is encoded by the coding sequence ATGACAACCCAGGCCAACAACACCGAGGTGATCACCCCGTCCTTGCCCAAGGGCGGTGGCGCCATTCAAAGCATCGGTACCGGCTGGGGCGCAGTCGGCATGACAGGTCAGGCATCGTTCGATGTACCGCTGCCTCTTTCTCCAGGTCGCACGTTTACCCCTGCGTTGAGCCTCAGTTATCGCAGCACGTTAGGCAATGGGCCATTTGGCATTGGCTGGGATTTATCGGCAGGCGCCATTGTTCGCAATACCCTCAAGGGCGTGCCGACTTATACCGATAAGGACGAATTTATTAGCCATACCGGCTCAGAGTTGATCCCCGAGCGCACAGCCCAAGGGGCTCTTAACACAACCACAGTGAGTCACTACAACGGTGTGCAACTGCGTGCAGCCCACACCGTTGTGCGCTATTTACCACGTGTCGAGAGCACGTTCGAGCGCATCGAGCATTGGTCCACAACCGAAGATCCAGCGGGTTTCTGGCTGGTCCAGAGCCCGGATGGCAGCACTCATCTGTTTGGCAAAACCACAGCAGGGCGTTGTGCAGATCCGGCTGCACCCGAGCATGTCGCGCAATGGCTCCTTCAAGAAAGCCTGACTGCCCATGGTGAGCAGATTTACTACCATTACAAAAGCGCCGAACAACACAGTTCGCAGCCCGCAATCCGTGACTTTCGTGCCCAGCGTTATCTGGCACGGGTGTGCTACGCCAACCTTCGGGCTCAAACGCAGTTGATGCTCTGGACGACTGATACCCCAGCAGACAAGCAGTGGCACTTTGAGTTAGTGCTCGACTATGGGGAGCGCACATACAGACGTCTCGAAAAACCCGGTTATGCCGAGCTGAGGCCCTGGCAGCCACGCAAGGACCCTTTCTTCAGTTATGCCTATGGTTTTGAACTGGGCAATCAGTACCTGTGCCGCCAAGTGCTGATGTTTCACTATTTCCCCGATGAAGCCGCCATGGGACCTGATCCGGTGCTGGTCCGACGCCTGCTGCTGCAATACCGATGGACAGAGGGTGCAGGCAATTTGTTACGCGCCTTGCTTAGCCAGGCGTTTGACGCAGGTGAAGCCCCTGCTCAGTGGCCACCCATGGTACTGACGTACAGCCCCTTCACCTTGGAGGCCGCGCCGGAGAAATTTCAGCCTTTCGAAGCGCTGAACGTTCCAGGCAATGCTGCGGGCTATCAACTGGTCGACCTGTACAACGATGGACTGCCTGGCGTGCTCAGCCGCGCAGAGAAAAGCTGGTATTACCGCGAGCCGACAAGAGCCCCGCTACCCGCCGAGGGGGATGCTGTGGACTACGGTGAGACACAACTCTTGGCCAACATTCCGGTCGCCGATCAAAACCAGACCGCCGTGCAAACACTGAGTGACTTGAACGGCGACGGCCAATTGGACTGGATCCTTGCACGGCCAGGCATGAGCGGTTTTTTCACCCTCAAGGGCGATCGAAGCTGGTCGGGGTTTGTTCCATTTGCGGCATTCCCCCAAGAGTTTTTTCACCCTGCCAGCCAATGGGTCGACTTGATGGGCAATGGGATCTACGACCTTGCACTGATCGGCAGCCACAGTGTGCGGATCTACATTAATCAGGGCACAGAAGGCTTTGCAGCAGGCCAAGTGATCCCGCACATACCCGCCGAAACTGCGCTGCCGCAACCAGGAAGCACCGCAACCGAGCTGGTGGCCTTCAGCGACATATTGGGCAGCGGCCAGCAACACTTGATCCGTATCCGTCATGACCATATCCAATGTTGGCCAAACTTGGGGGGCGGGCATTTTGGCAAGGGATTTGAGTTTGCTTCGCTGCCGTTTTCCTACGCCAGCTTCGACCCTGCACGCATTCTCCTTGCAGACCTGGACGGCTCTGGCGCCAGCGATCTGTTGTACCTGGAACCCGACAAGGTACTGATCTTCATGAGCCGTTTTGGGCACGGATTACAGCCTCCAGTCCCATTGAAGTGGCCTGACGGAGTGCGCTATGACCGTTTCTGCCAAGTCACGACTGCGGACTTGCAAGGCCTTGGCTGCTCAAGCCTTGTGATGACCACCTCGCAAGGGACAACGCGGCATTGGCGTTACGACTTCGTCAGCCAAAAGCCTTATTTGCTGACTGCCACCGAGAACAACATGGGGGCCAGAGGTGAGTTGAATTACCGCAGCAGCGCTCAGGAATGGCTGGATGAAAAACGTGAACGCCAGCAGGCCAATAAGCCACAGGTCAGCGGCTTACCCTTCCCATTGCACTTGGTCACCCGGCAACAGCAGTTCGATTTGATCAGCGGCAACCAAATCGCGCAGCGGTTCCAGTACCGCGAAGGCTTTTACGACCCTCGGGAACGGAAATTCCAGGGATTTGGGCTGTTGTTCGAGACCGATGCCCAAACCAGCCCAGACGATACGCTTGATGCTGGCCATACCGGAGCGCTGCTGCGCAAATCCTGGTTTCACACCGGCAAAGACCTCGACATGCCTCGCTCGGACTACAATCAGTCCGATAAAAGTGCCAAAACGCTTGGGCTAACGCTGTTGGGCCGTCTGGAGCCTGGCAATCTGCACGACACGTTAATCCAGGCACCCAGCGCAACGGTCTTGCGCGCCATGAAAAAAGCCCTCAGTGGCTCACCCCTGCGCGAGGAAATCTACGCCGCTGACGATCCCGCGGCCACTGCCGTGCCTTACTCAGTCAGTCAACAGCGCTATCTGGTACGGCAGCTTGAATCAACTGACTCCGTGTTGTTGTTGCCCCTTGAGTCGGTGAGTTATCGATATGAGCGCGAGCCTGACGACCCGGCCTGTAGCCACACCCTCAACCTGATCAGGGATGCTTACGGCAGCCTTGTGCATGGCATGACGGTTAATTGCGCACGTCGCAAGCGAGCAACGGATGCGCCGCCATTCAGTGATCCGCATCAGCAAAAATGGTGGCGAGACACCCATGACGCGGCGCAACAGGCTGACTACATAACGGAGATCCGGGCTCAAGCCATACATCTGGACGCCCCTCAGCGCTGGCGTCTGGAATTGCCTTATCGCCAGCGCAGTAACGCGCTGGTGCTAGACAAAGGCACGCTTGGCCATATCAGCTATGAGCATTTCATTGCCCGCACGCCGAACAACCCCGTGGGGGTGAATGCTGGATGGGTGTTGGCGGGCGCATCGGTGCAACATTACTGCCTTGCGCAAAGTGCTGACCCATTGCCTGCTGGCCAAGCCAGTTTTGAGGCCCTGCCTCACCATGTTGAAAGCGCTGAACTGGATGAGCCCGCGCTGGCAGTCTATGACGATGTGCCCCAGATGCCGGGAGCCGAGCCATTTGACCTGGAGAAAGAACTGCCCCGTGCGCACTATCACCCCATGACCCTGTTCCTGCCAGCCCCTGAGCCGAGCGTGCCCGAGCAGAACGCAAAAACTACCCTGTGGTCACTCAAACAGGGATTTGCGGTGTATGACGATGCCGCCGAGTTTTATCGAGCCAACTATTTTCGTGCCACTGAGTGCCATGGCGTCACTGTGGTCGCGCATGACCGATATAAATACTTGATGAGCTCGGTCAAGACGGCTGATGGCTGTACAACCACGGCGGTGTACGACTATCGAACCTTGATGCCGATACAGATTACCGATGCACAAGGCACCGTACAGCAAGCACGCTATAACGCTTTTGGCCAATTATTAGCGACCAGCTTTTACGGGCACGAAGAGGGTAAAGCGGTTGGATTCGAGACACTCGACAACTACGTTCGCCCTGCCAACGACACCCCTGAGACGGCCATCGCCAACCCCGCGAGCGCCTTGATGAAAGCCGCCAGCGCCTGTTTTTACGCCCCCTTCAGTTGGATGCAAAAACGCGAGCCGGTGCATGTCGCCGTGTTGCAGGCAGATCGTTACCCCACAGATACGGATGGTGTTGAACCGATCATCAGAATCAGCGTGGCCTCCAGCGACGGCTCCGGGCGAGTCTTGCAAAACAAGCAGAAGACAGTGCCCGGACCTGCTTATCAGGTCGACCCTGGCGGGGTATTGAGACTGGACGCCACGGGAAAACCACTCACGCTTGAAAGCAACCAACGCTGGCGAGTCAGCGCCAGAGTCGAATACAACAACAAGGGCCTGGCGATTCGTAACTATCGCCCCTACTTTGCCGATCATTGGCACTCGATCAACGACGCGTCACTGCGCGAAGGGGGTTATAGCGACCAGCTGTTTTACGACCCACTGGGGCGACTCACAAAAACCCTAAATGCCAGCGGCGATATGAGCCGCCAAACCTATTGCACGTGGTACACCATCAGCGAAGACGAAAACGATACTTACGAACCTCCACCCACTGCGCCTTGA
- a CDS encoding RHS repeat-associated core domain-containing protein: MSSLHQYTPSLMAIDPRGLTLRTVGYHRVREQDESRARVQRQVFGTTGFLQHQWDARLQALHEMDSSVQANKSQRHSLTGRVLRTRSVDAGWRVALSGNAGQVLQGWDSRGSQQRYEFDSSLRPVAVFEQAVDEPHERCIERLSYAGMNAEHATHNRCGRLIRHDDPAGSVMHEQYGLSGAMTQHVRVFLRPDVTTDWSEDTRLREALLETERNVSAWHYDALGGLLEQTDAKGNRRQSQYGPEGELTQTVLVFKGGARKALLDQRRYNAQGQVESERAGNQVLTEATYSSLDGRLQRLVAHTGGQKKTVLQDLTYTYDRVGNVISIRDAAQPTTWASNSKIEATATFGYDTFYQLIKATGRESAQQANGPALPALALFGAANSTLMRNYTRHYQYDEGGNLMQMRHVPSTGLGYTQTMNIAANSNHSVQDGLGTLASLGNSFDQNGNLRALARGQTLSWNVRNQLARVTQVMREDGHHDEETYRYDGAGQRVLKSRVSQAKAQQLRAEVRYLPGLELHRNHVSGEQFNVLSIEAGYMRVRALVWEHERPSGVADEQLRFSLCDATGSSSLELDEQAALLSQEGYYPYGATAWWAAKNQVEATFKTVRYSGKERDATGLYYYGFRYYAPWLLRWISADPAGDVDTPNLYVMVSNNPVSLVDPSGIVQVGMLERAVLGLAVTGMLAFLGFAAGWVLDSSVEGAVGGAMIGFGLTFMGLLEGYGNYRRRAQQPTADELERRSAEWLTHEAISLAERRGLNRGETDALVNFFYAHRHQYADEGFSIRTYNTRSGAIFGYVGPERAERRLAGLIEKGTPTLKEIRRLGYSTIELRPPERTRVSTPSVPMQTSASGIASQFETQATTQLTRRKTGSTGSPEQGGEPSALTVAVPEARFNIDETAVGHLMQGREGISIGIAIGHVMEGRFAAVRWHQHRDRLWSADLPGYPGSTGRGAHRLMFEHLGGRAYRVVGVRDPHRR, translated from the coding sequence ATGTCGTCTTTACATCAATACACCCCGTCATTAATGGCCATCGACCCACGGGGGCTAACCTTGCGCACTGTGGGCTATCACCGAGTCCGCGAACAAGATGAGTCACGTGCTCGCGTTCAACGCCAAGTGTTTGGTACTACCGGTTTTTTGCAACATCAATGGGACGCCCGGTTGCAGGCTTTGCATGAAATGGACAGCAGCGTGCAGGCCAATAAAAGTCAGCGCCATAGCCTGACGGGGCGCGTGCTGCGCACTCGCAGCGTAGATGCCGGATGGCGCGTTGCTCTGAGCGGAAATGCAGGTCAGGTGTTGCAAGGCTGGGATAGTCGCGGGTCACAACAACGCTACGAATTTGACTCATCACTCAGGCCGGTAGCCGTGTTTGAACAAGCCGTCGATGAGCCCCATGAGCGTTGTATCGAGCGCCTGAGCTATGCCGGGATGAATGCCGAGCACGCGACTCACAACCGATGCGGGCGGCTGATTCGTCACGATGACCCAGCAGGCTCCGTGATGCATGAGCAATACGGGTTGTCGGGTGCCATGACCCAGCACGTCCGTGTATTTTTACGTCCGGATGTGACAACTGACTGGTCTGAGGACACACGCCTGCGCGAGGCGCTGCTGGAGACTGAACGCAATGTCAGCGCTTGGCACTACGACGCCTTGGGCGGTCTGCTGGAGCAAACCGATGCCAAGGGTAACCGCCGACAATCGCAGTACGGACCTGAGGGCGAACTGACCCAGACTGTTCTAGTGTTCAAAGGCGGTGCGCGCAAGGCATTGCTAGACCAACGACGGTACAACGCACAAGGGCAGGTCGAGTCCGAGCGGGCGGGTAATCAAGTGCTCACGGAGGCGACCTATTCGTCTCTTGATGGGCGTTTGCAACGGCTGGTGGCACACACTGGCGGGCAGAAGAAGACTGTCCTGCAAGACCTCACTTATACCTATGATCGTGTCGGCAATGTGATCAGCATCCGGGATGCCGCGCAGCCGACTACGTGGGCCAGCAACTCTAAAATCGAAGCCACGGCCACCTTCGGCTACGACACGTTTTATCAGTTGATCAAGGCGACGGGCCGGGAAAGCGCTCAGCAGGCCAACGGCCCGGCGTTGCCCGCGCTGGCGCTCTTTGGCGCAGCGAACAGCACTCTGATGCGCAATTACACCCGTCACTATCAGTACGACGAAGGTGGCAACTTGATGCAGATGCGGCATGTTCCCTCTACGGGGCTGGGTTATACCCAGACCATGAACATCGCGGCTAACAGTAATCACAGCGTGCAGGACGGGCTGGGTACGCTTGCAAGCCTGGGCAATAGTTTTGATCAAAACGGCAATCTGCGAGCCCTTGCTCGTGGACAGACCCTGAGTTGGAATGTGCGTAATCAACTGGCACGGGTTACGCAAGTGATGCGCGAAGACGGTCATCACGACGAAGAAACCTACCGCTATGACGGTGCCGGGCAACGGGTGTTGAAGTCGCGCGTGAGCCAGGCAAAAGCGCAGCAGTTGCGTGCTGAAGTCCGCTATCTGCCAGGGCTGGAATTGCACCGAAATCATGTCAGCGGCGAACAGTTCAACGTGCTGTCAATCGAGGCGGGTTACATGCGCGTCAGAGCGTTGGTGTGGGAGCACGAGCGCCCCTCTGGGGTTGCCGACGAGCAACTGCGCTTCAGCCTTTGCGATGCAACGGGCAGCAGCAGTCTTGAGCTTGATGAGCAGGCTGCGCTGCTGAGTCAGGAGGGCTATTACCCGTATGGCGCGACAGCGTGGTGGGCGGCAAAAAACCAGGTCGAAGCGACATTCAAGACGGTGCGATATTCCGGCAAGGAGCGTGATGCAACCGGGCTTTACTATTACGGCTTCAGGTATTACGCGCCGTGGTTGTTGCGCTGGATCAGTGCTGATCCGGCAGGCGATGTCGACACGCCCAATCTGTATGTGATGGTCAGCAACAACCCCGTCTCACTGGTTGATCCCTCGGGGATTGTACAAGTCGGCATGCTTGAGCGTGCCGTGTTGGGGCTTGCGGTTACCGGCATGCTTGCCTTTTTAGGGTTCGCCGCAGGTTGGGTGCTCGATTCTTCGGTGGAAGGAGCGGTGGGGGGGGCAATGATTGGTTTTGGGTTGACGTTCATGGGGTTGCTCGAAGGGTATGGAAACTACCGACGCCGTGCGCAGCAGCCCACCGCCGACGAACTTGAGCGCCGCAGCGCCGAATGGCTCACACATGAAGCGATAAGTCTTGCCGAGCGTCGGGGGTTGAATAGAGGCGAAACTGACGCTCTGGTTAATTTCTTTTATGCACATCGTCATCAGTACGCCGATGAAGGCTTTTCAATTCGGACCTACAACACCCGTTCTGGCGCCATTTTTGGGTATGTTGGCCCTGAGAGGGCTGAAAGACGGTTAGCCGGTCTTATCGAAAAAGGGACCCCTACGCTCAAGGAGATAAGGCGCTTGGGGTACAGCACTATCGAGCTTCGCCCCCCTGAGCGCACGCGAGTGTCAACCCCTTCAGTGCCGATGCAAACGTCAGCTTCGGGCATAGCCAGTCAATTTGAAACACAGGCAACGACACAACTGACAAGGCGCAAAACAGGCAGCACAGGGTCACCAGAGCAGGGTGGCGAGCCTTCAGCCTTGACGGTAGCGGTGCCCGAGGCGCGTTTCAACATTGACGAAACAGCGGTTGGGCATTTGATGCAGGGCCGTGAAGGTATCAGCATTGGTATTGCAATCGGCCATGTCATGGAAGGCCGGTTTGCCGCTGTTCGATGGCATCAGCATCGTGATCGACTCTGGTCTGCGGACTTGCCCGGCTATCCAGGCTCGACCGGGCGAGGTGCTCATCGGCTTATGTTCGAGCACTTGGGCGGGCGTGCTTACCGAGTCGTGGGTGTCCGTGACCCCCATCGACGCTGA
- the mexE gene encoding multidrug efflux RND transporter periplasmic adaptor subunit MexE: MEQSLKHLRFPLAALAIVVMSACGKTPQATAPAPAAKVSVAKVIEQPVNEWDEFTGRLEAPETVEIRPRVSGQIDQVAFTDGALVKKGDLLFQIDPRPFQAAVRQLEAELQQARANATRSENEAQRGERLRQSNAISAELADSRSTASQAARAGVAAVQAQLDLAKLNLSFTRVTSPISGRVSRAEITAGNIVTADVTPLTSVVSTDKVYAYFDADERVFLKYSQLARDGKRGQTTPVYLGLTNEDGNPHLGQMNFVDNQVNPKTGTIRGRAVFDNTDGSFTPGLYARLKLVGSGTYAAVLINDEAVGTDLGKKFVLVMDGNNNTAYRTVDLGPKIEGLRIVRSGLNKDDTIIVKGLQRVRPGSPVTPEVIPMATEKTLAALAQQRQALEASNLSPATPANSAAKLASVATPRG, encoded by the coding sequence ATGGAACAGTCACTTAAACATTTGCGTTTTCCACTCGCGGCCTTGGCCATCGTAGTGATGAGCGCATGCGGCAAAACTCCACAAGCGACTGCTCCAGCGCCGGCTGCCAAAGTCAGCGTGGCAAAAGTCATTGAACAGCCCGTCAACGAGTGGGACGAATTCACCGGCCGCCTTGAAGCGCCGGAAACTGTTGAAATTCGTCCACGCGTGTCAGGCCAGATTGACCAGGTCGCGTTTACCGACGGCGCGCTGGTAAAAAAAGGCGATCTGTTGTTCCAGATCGACCCGCGCCCGTTCCAGGCGGCAGTCCGTCAACTTGAAGCCGAACTTCAACAAGCCCGCGCCAACGCAACCCGCAGTGAAAACGAAGCCCAGCGCGGCGAGCGTCTGCGCCAAAGCAATGCGATCTCCGCCGAACTGGCTGACTCGCGTTCCACTGCCTCCCAAGCTGCCCGCGCCGGTGTTGCTGCCGTTCAGGCCCAGCTTGATTTGGCCAAGCTCAACTTGAGCTTCACCCGCGTCACATCACCGATCAGTGGCCGCGTCAGCCGCGCTGAAATCACCGCGGGCAACATCGTGACTGCTGATGTGACACCGCTGACTAGCGTGGTCTCGACTGACAAGGTGTACGCCTACTTCGATGCTGACGAGCGCGTGTTCCTCAAGTACAGCCAACTCGCCCGCGATGGCAAACGGGGTCAAACCACTCCGGTTTACCTCGGCTTGACCAACGAAGACGGCAACCCGCACTTGGGCCAGATGAACTTCGTCGACAACCAGGTCAACCCTAAAACTGGCACCATTCGTGGTCGCGCGGTGTTCGATAACACCGACGGCAGTTTCACCCCAGGTCTGTATGCACGTCTCAAGCTGGTCGGCAGCGGCACCTACGCCGCAGTCTTGATCAATGACGAAGCCGTCGGCACCGACCTGGGCAAAAAATTCGTGCTGGTGATGGACGGCAATAACAACACCGCCTACCGCACCGTGGACCTGGGTCCGAAAATCGAAGGCCTGCGCATTGTTCGCAGTGGCCTGAACAAAGACGACACGATTATCGTCAAGGGTCTGCAACGGGTTCGTCCAGGCTCACCGGTCACCCCTGAAGTGATCCCGATGGCCACTGAAAAAACCCTCGCCGCACTGGCACAACAACGTCAAGCGCTGGAAGCCAGCAACCTGTCCCCTGCTACGCCCGCAAACTCTGCGGCGAAGCTGGCCAGCGTTGCGACTCCTCGCGGTTAA